A genome region from Thermococcus gorgonarius includes the following:
- a CDS encoding pro-sigmaK processing inhibitor BofA family protein — protein MKVLELLILLTLLVAVGYVVLKLTLAVLKWLAVNAITGLLLIGILNFLGITHIQLNLINFLIIAVGGVVGVFILILLSLI, from the coding sequence ATGAAAGTGCTGGAACTCTTGATCCTTCTCACCCTACTGGTGGCGGTTGGCTACGTAGTCCTAAAGCTGACACTGGCGGTTCTCAAGTGGTTAGCCGTCAACGCGATAACCGGGCTTCTGCTCATCGGGATACTGAACTTCCTTGGAATCACCCACATTCAGCTCAACCTAATCAACTTCCTGATAATAGCCGTTGGAGGCGTTGTCGGGGTTTTCATCCTGATCCTGCTCTCCCTCATTTAA
- the prf1 gene encoding peptide chain release factor aRF-1 translates to MSHKSAEMYELKKKVEELKSYRGRATELVSLYIPAGYDINKVMQQLREEYGTAQNIKSKSTRKNVLGALERAMQHLKLYKQTPENGLALFVGNVSEQEGVSDIRLWAIVPPEPLNVRLYRCDQTFVTEPLEEMLRVKDAYGLITVEKNEATIGLLRGKRIEVIDELTSNVPGKTRAGGQSARRYERIREQETHEFMKRIGEHANKAFLPLLEKGELKGIIVGGPGPTKEEFVEGDYLHHELKKKIIGVVDISYSGEYGLRELVEKASDILKDHEAVKERKLIQDFFRHLVKDTGMITYGEKEVRQALELGAVDTLLISEGYDKVRVRVKCNNCGWSEEKTMSEQEFHVYRKKLTHCPKCGSQNLTFEKWDVAEELIKMAEEAGSNVEIISLDTEEGQQFYKAFGGLGAFLRYKIR, encoded by the coding sequence ATGTCTCATAAATCCGCTGAGATGTACGAACTCAAAAAGAAGGTCGAGGAGCTCAAAAGCTATCGAGGTCGCGCAACGGAACTGGTGAGCCTCTACATTCCAGCCGGATACGACATAAACAAGGTCATGCAGCAGCTCCGCGAGGAGTACGGAACGGCCCAGAACATCAAGAGCAAGTCAACGCGAAAGAACGTCCTCGGCGCCCTCGAAAGGGCCATGCAACACCTTAAACTTTACAAGCAGACTCCAGAGAACGGTCTTGCTCTGTTCGTCGGCAACGTCAGCGAGCAGGAGGGGGTTAGCGACATAAGACTCTGGGCTATAGTCCCGCCCGAGCCGCTCAACGTCAGACTTTACCGATGCGACCAGACCTTTGTCACTGAACCTCTGGAAGAGATGCTCCGAGTTAAAGATGCTTACGGCCTCATCACGGTCGAGAAGAACGAAGCGACCATAGGCCTGCTCCGAGGGAAGAGGATTGAGGTAATCGACGAGCTCACATCAAACGTTCCGGGCAAGACAAGGGCCGGTGGTCAGTCGGCGAGGCGTTACGAGCGCATTAGGGAGCAGGAGACCCATGAGTTCATGAAGCGCATAGGCGAGCACGCCAACAAGGCCTTTCTCCCGCTCCTTGAGAAGGGCGAGCTCAAGGGTATAATAGTCGGCGGTCCCGGGCCGACCAAGGAGGAGTTCGTTGAGGGGGACTACCTCCACCACGAGCTGAAGAAGAAGATTATTGGTGTCGTTGACATAAGCTACAGCGGTGAGTACGGCCTCAGAGAGCTTGTCGAGAAGGCGAGCGATATCCTCAAAGATCACGAGGCTGTTAAGGAGAGGAAGCTTATCCAGGACTTCTTCAGGCATCTCGTAAAAGATACGGGCATGATAACCTACGGTGAGAAAGAGGTCAGGCAGGCCCTTGAGCTTGGAGCAGTAGATACTCTCCTGATCAGCGAGGGCTACGACAAGGTTCGCGTGAGGGTGAAGTGCAACAACTGTGGCTGGAGTGAGGAGAAGACCATGAGCGAGCAGGAGTTCCACGTCTACAGAAAGAAGCTCACTCACTGTCCCAAATGCGGCAGCCAGAACCTCACCTTCGAGAAGTGGGATGTTGCCGAGGAGCTCATAAAAATGGCCGAGGAGGCAGGCTCGAACGTTGAGATAATATCCCTCGATACTGAGGAAGGCCAGCAGTTCTA